From Paraburkholderia sabiae, a single genomic window includes:
- a CDS encoding ribulose-bisphosphate carboxylase large subunit family protein produces the protein MNARDDSIEADYLIETPLDLAKVADTMAGEQSSGTFVRVANESDELRARSRANVLRIEELEPAPHASLPSAWLMRQRIDGPFRRARVTLSFPIANIGANLPTLAATVAGNLYDLGEVTGMRLLSMRVPRAYRERFDMPVHGVAGTRRLTGVQNGPMVGTIIKPNVGLSAEETAQLVKTLCEAGIDFIKDDEVCANPLHAPLDQRVRAVMREVRAFRERTGKRVMVAFNITDDVDAMRRHAELVEREEGDCVMASINWCGFSAIQALRRSTPLVLHAHRNGYGMMSRDAALGIGFQAYQTLWRLAGVDHMHVHGLAGKFAQSDAEVSESARDCSTPLAEGLDDRVLPAFSSGQWAGTVPATFDAIGSTDLLFMSGGGVLAHPDGPAAGVRSVRQAWDAAQSRTPLHEHAKHAPELRAALAFFGERT, from the coding sequence ATGAACGCACGCGACGACAGCATCGAAGCCGACTACCTGATCGAGACGCCGCTCGATCTCGCGAAGGTCGCCGACACGATGGCAGGCGAACAGTCGAGCGGCACCTTCGTGCGCGTCGCCAACGAAAGCGACGAACTGCGAGCGCGTAGCCGCGCGAACGTGCTGCGCATCGAGGAACTCGAACCCGCGCCGCACGCGTCGCTGCCTAGCGCGTGGCTGATGCGCCAACGCATCGACGGGCCGTTCAGACGCGCGCGCGTCACGCTGTCGTTTCCCATCGCGAACATCGGCGCGAATCTGCCGACGCTCGCTGCGACCGTCGCGGGCAATCTGTACGACCTCGGCGAAGTGACAGGCATGCGCCTCCTGTCCATGCGTGTGCCGCGCGCATATCGCGAGCGCTTCGACATGCCCGTGCATGGCGTAGCGGGCACGCGTCGTCTGACGGGCGTGCAAAACGGGCCGATGGTCGGCACGATCATCAAGCCGAACGTCGGGCTTTCCGCCGAAGAAACCGCGCAGCTCGTCAAGACGCTGTGTGAAGCGGGCATCGATTTCATCAAGGACGACGAGGTCTGCGCGAATCCGCTGCACGCGCCTTTGGACCAGCGCGTGCGCGCCGTGATGCGCGAAGTGCGCGCGTTTCGCGAGCGCACCGGCAAGCGCGTGATGGTCGCGTTCAACATCACCGATGACGTGGACGCGATGCGCCGTCACGCGGAACTCGTCGAACGCGAAGAAGGCGATTGCGTGATGGCGAGCATCAACTGGTGCGGCTTCTCGGCGATCCAGGCGTTGCGCCGTTCGACACCGCTCGTGCTGCACGCGCATCGCAATGGCTACGGCATGATGTCGCGCGACGCTGCGCTCGGCATCGGCTTTCAGGCATATCAGACACTGTGGCGGCTCGCGGGCGTCGATCATATGCACGTGCATGGGCTCGCGGGCAAGTTTGCACAAAGCGATGCCGAAGTGAGCGAGTCCGCGCGCGATTGCTCGACGCCGCTCGCCGAAGGTCTCGACGACCGCGTGCTGCCCGCATTCTCGTCGGGGCAATGGGCAGGCACGGTCCCCGCCACGTTCGACGCGATCGGCTCCACAGATCTGCTCTTTATGTCGGGCGGCGGCGTGCTCGCGCATCCCGACGGACCGGCCGCAGGCGTGCGCAGCGTGCGGCAGGCGTGGGACGCCGCGCAATCGCGCACGCCGCTGCACGAACATGCAAAGCACGCGCCCGAATTGCGCGCCGCGCTCGCGTTCTTCGGTGAACGCACATGA
- a CDS encoding VOC family protein: MSLSPFHLAIPVYDLPAARDFYGRVFGLEEGRSSQQWVDFNFFGHQLVIHEHPKTASQESVHSNPVDGHDVPVPHFGVVLAWDQWEALAARLRSFGTKFVIEPYIRFQGQVGEQATMFLFDPCGNALEFKAFKDIGQLFAK, translated from the coding sequence GTGAGCCTTTCGCCTTTTCATCTGGCCATTCCCGTCTACGATCTTCCCGCTGCACGTGACTTCTACGGGCGCGTTTTCGGGCTCGAAGAAGGCCGCTCCAGCCAGCAGTGGGTCGACTTCAATTTCTTCGGCCATCAGCTTGTGATTCACGAGCATCCGAAAACGGCGTCGCAAGAAAGCGTGCACAGCAATCCCGTCGACGGTCACGATGTGCCCGTGCCGCATTTCGGCGTCGTACTTGCGTGGGATCAGTGGGAAGCGCTCGCGGCGCGGCTGCGGTCGTTCGGCACGAAATTCGTGATCGAGCCGTATATCCGCTTTCAGGGGCAGGTTGGCGAGCAGGCGACGATGTTCCTGTTCGATCCGTGCGGCAATGCGCTGGAGTTCAAGGCGTTCAAGGATATCGGCCAGCTGTTTGCGAAGTGA
- a CDS encoding TRAP transporter large permease — translation MTDQALPHSAIADAAAASQFAASGPKRWLRRFDRALIALVEGACALLLAVEIVVLLAGVVCRYALHQPLVWSDELAGILFLWLSMLGAVLALRRGEHMRMTAFVSRLSPQRRALVDTLAIVLSIALLTLVLWPAYDFAAAEAVILTPALQISDAWRASALPVGAALMLLVGLIRLAQVSRLRDMLAALAFVVIVAGVVAWAAPALPDLGKANLLIFFVGVVAIGIFSGVPICFSFALATFGYLSLTTDTPLEVIVGRMDEGMSHLVLLAVPLFVFLGLMIEMTGMARAMIQFLASLVGHVRGGLSYVLIGTMYLVSGISGSKVADMAAIAPVLFPEMKRRGADEGDLVALLSTAGAQTETVPPSIVLITIGSVTGLSISALFTAGMLPALVLAVMLCFVVWLRYRKEDLSHAQRFNRREIGRMFIVALPALALPFVIRGAVVEGVATATEVSTIGIAYSVLIGLFVYRRFEWSRLPRMLVDAATLSGAIIFIIGCATAMAWALTQSGFSQDLAALMTSLPGGSWAFLALSIVVFIVLGSVLEGIPAIVLFGPLLFPIARAAGVNEVHYAIVVILSMGVGLFSPPFGVGYYSACAVSRINPDAGMRPIIGYMSALVLGLILVAFVPWISTGFL, via the coding sequence ATGACGGATCAGGCACTGCCGCACTCAGCTATTGCCGACGCAGCGGCTGCTTCGCAGTTCGCCGCGAGCGGCCCGAAGCGCTGGCTGCGGCGCTTCGATCGCGCGTTGATCGCGCTCGTCGAAGGCGCGTGCGCGCTGCTGCTTGCCGTCGAAATCGTCGTGTTGCTGGCGGGCGTCGTGTGCCGCTATGCGCTGCATCAGCCGCTCGTGTGGTCGGACGAACTGGCGGGCATTCTGTTCCTCTGGCTGTCGATGCTCGGCGCGGTGCTCGCATTGCGGCGCGGCGAACACATGCGGATGACGGCCTTCGTCAGCCGTTTGTCGCCGCAGCGGCGCGCGCTCGTCGATACGCTTGCCATCGTTTTATCGATCGCGCTGCTCACGCTCGTACTGTGGCCCGCCTACGATTTCGCCGCAGCGGAAGCCGTGATTCTCACGCCCGCCTTGCAGATCAGCGACGCATGGCGCGCGTCCGCGCTGCCCGTCGGCGCGGCGTTGATGCTGCTCGTCGGGCTGATCCGGCTCGCGCAGGTCAGCCGCTTGCGTGACATGCTCGCGGCGCTCGCGTTCGTCGTCATCGTCGCGGGCGTCGTTGCGTGGGCCGCGCCCGCGCTGCCCGATCTCGGCAAGGCGAACCTGCTGATCTTCTTCGTCGGCGTCGTCGCGATCGGCATTTTTTCCGGCGTGCCGATCTGCTTTTCGTTTGCGCTCGCGACGTTCGGTTATCTGAGCCTCACCACCGATACGCCGCTCGAAGTGATCGTCGGACGCATGGACGAAGGCATGTCGCATCTCGTGCTGCTTGCCGTGCCGCTATTCGTGTTCCTCGGCCTGATGATCGAGATGACGGGCATGGCGCGCGCGATGATCCAGTTTCTCGCGAGTCTCGTCGGTCACGTGCGCGGTGGTCTCTCGTACGTGCTGATCGGCACGATGTATCTGGTGTCGGGCATCTCGGGCTCGAAGGTCGCAGACATGGCCGCGATCGCGCCTGTGCTGTTCCCCGAAATGAAACGGCGCGGCGCCGACGAAGGTGATCTCGTTGCGTTGCTCTCCACAGCGGGCGCGCAAACCGAAACCGTGCCGCCGAGCATCGTGCTCATCACCATCGGTTCCGTCACGGGCCTGTCGATTTCCGCGCTCTTCACGGCGGGCATGTTGCCCGCGCTGGTGCTCGCGGTGATGCTGTGCTTCGTCGTGTGGCTGCGCTATCGGAAAGAAGACTTGAGCCATGCGCAGCGTTTCAATCGACGCGAGATCGGCCGCATGTTCATTGTCGCGTTGCCTGCGCTCGCACTGCCGTTCGTGATTCGCGGCGCAGTCGTCGAAGGCGTCGCGACGGCCACCGAAGTCTCGACGATCGGCATTGCATATTCGGTGCTGATCGGCCTGTTCGTCTACCGGCGCTTCGAGTGGTCCCGTTTGCCGCGCATGCTCGTCGATGCCGCGACGCTGTCGGGCGCGATCATTTTCATCATCGGCTGCGCGACGGCGATGGCGTGGGCGCTCACGCAATCGGGCTTTTCGCAGGACCTCGCCGCGTTGATGACGTCGTTGCCGGGCGGCTCGTGGGCCTTTCTTGCGCTGTCGATCGTCGTGTTCATCGTGCTCGGCAGCGTGCTCGAAGGCATTCCCGCCATTGTGCTGTTCGGCCCGCTGCTGTTCCCCATCGCGCGCGCCGCCGGCGTCAACGAAGTGCACTACGCGATCGTCGTGATTCTTTCGATGGGCGTGGGCCTCTTCTCGCCGCCGTTCGGCGTCGGCTACTACTCGGCATGCGCGGTGAGCCGCATCAATCCCGACGCGGGCATGCGGCCGATCATCGGCTACATGAGCGCACTCGTGCTCGGGCTGATTCTCGTCGCGTTCGTTCCGTGGATATCGACCGGTTTCCTCTAG
- a CDS encoding LacI family DNA-binding transcriptional regulator encodes MADAPIPLFPPRARIADIAAAAGVSTATVDRVLNGREGVRPMTARRVMQAAAQAGYAIDTQTPGTKPAKPLKIEFLVPAGTNRYLRMLGDYIEFAHNQWAAQGMRCRVHYVESFNPNELAARLLHYGQRADGVVFMALEHPVVRDAVNALADQNVPAITLISDLSNSRRLAYVGIDNRSAGRTAALLLGRFMGPRPAGKIAMLAGSLNYRGHEEREIGFLHLIESTFPQVKVIGLREGQDDSERNYVQTRNLIAQHPDLAGVYNSGGGSDGVARAIVEAKTEQKILFVGHGLTPDTRALLIDGTMDALITQTPQAMVGNCLKIFRNVHEARDALDGVKPVQFSIVLRENLP; translated from the coding sequence ATGGCTGACGCGCCCATTCCTCTTTTTCCGCCGCGCGCGCGGATCGCGGACATCGCCGCTGCGGCGGGCGTGTCGACGGCGACCGTCGATCGCGTATTGAACGGCCGCGAAGGCGTGCGCCCGATGACGGCGCGTCGCGTGATGCAGGCAGCCGCGCAGGCAGGCTATGCGATCGACACGCAAACGCCCGGGACGAAACCGGCGAAGCCGCTAAAGATCGAATTCCTCGTGCCCGCAGGCACGAATCGCTATCTGCGGATGCTTGGCGATTACATTGAGTTCGCGCACAACCAGTGGGCCGCGCAAGGCATGCGCTGCCGCGTGCATTACGTGGAGAGTTTCAACCCGAACGAACTTGCCGCGCGTCTGTTGCACTACGGCCAGCGCGCGGACGGCGTGGTCTTCATGGCGCTCGAACATCCCGTCGTGCGTGACGCAGTGAATGCGCTTGCCGATCAGAATGTGCCTGCCATTACGCTGATTTCGGATCTGTCGAACTCGCGGCGGCTTGCTTATGTCGGCATCGACAACCGTTCAGCGGGACGCACGGCGGCGCTGCTGCTCGGCCGGTTCATGGGACCGCGTCCGGCGGGCAAGATCGCGATGCTGGCGGGCAGTCTCAACTATCGCGGGCATGAGGAACGCGAGATCGGCTTTCTGCATCTGATCGAATCGACCTTTCCGCAAGTGAAGGTGATCGGGCTGCGCGAAGGACAGGACGACAGCGAACGCAACTATGTGCAGACGCGCAATCTGATTGCGCAGCATCCCGATCTGGCGGGCGTCTACAACAGCGGCGGTGGTTCGGATGGCGTGGCGCGCGCGATCGTCGAGGCGAAGACGGAGCAGAAGATTCTTTTCGTCGGACATGGCCTGACGCCGGATACGCGCGCGCTGCTGATAGACGGCACGATGGATGCGCTGATCACGCAGACGCCGCAAGCGATGGTCGGTAACTGCCTGAAAATTTTCCGCAACGTGCACGAAGCACGCGACGCGCTGGACGGCGTGAAGCCCGTGCAGTTCAGCATCGTGCTGCGCGAGAATTTGCCGTGA
- a CDS encoding VOC family protein has product MSRFFGEIRQAGYVVRDIEAAMDHWSRVLGVGPWFYNERVPIEDYRYHGEHYEVHNSVALANSGDLQVELIQTRNDAPSMYRDFLAAGHTGLQHNAYWTTSFDADLERLQQQGFKVAMSGNVGKNGRFVYFDTEQHPGTVIELSEVAGPKGKLFDMIRAASLNWDGRDAVRPFPDLNTL; this is encoded by the coding sequence ATGAGTCGTTTTTTTGGCGAGATTCGCCAGGCCGGTTACGTCGTGCGCGATATCGAAGCGGCGATGGATCACTGGAGCCGCGTGCTCGGCGTCGGTCCGTGGTTCTATAACGAGCGCGTTCCCATCGAGGATTATCGGTACCACGGCGAACACTACGAGGTACACAACTCGGTTGCACTCGCGAATTCGGGCGACCTGCAAGTCGAGCTGATCCAGACACGCAACGACGCACCGTCGATGTACCGCGACTTTCTTGCCGCGGGCCACACGGGTTTGCAGCACAACGCGTACTGGACCACTTCCTTCGATGCCGATCTCGAACGTCTGCAGCAACAGGGCTTCAAGGTCGCGATGAGCGGCAACGTCGGCAAGAACGGGCGCTTTGTGTACTTCGACACGGAGCAGCACCCGGGCACCGTGATCGAACTGTCGGAAGTCGCGGGGCCGAAAGGCAAGCTGTTCGACATGATCCGCGCGGCGTCGCTGAACTGGGACGGACGCGATGCCGTGCGCCCGTTTCCCGATCTGAACACGCTATGA
- a CDS encoding TRAP transporter substrate-binding protein, with translation MTNLVRRSLLRAAAAAPVAGALGFPAIVRAAAPQYTFKYGNNLPLTHPLNVRAKEAADQVKEQSKGRMEIRIFPNNQLGGDTDMLAQVRSGGIEMFTPSALVVSTLAPVAAINAIGFAFSDYSQVWSAMDGKLGAYVRAAMSKAGLESFEKMWDNGFRETTSSTRAIANASDMHGLKIRVPVSPLSIDMFKGLGAAPTSLQFSEVYSSLQTHIVDAQENPLPIVQVAKLYEVQKYCSLTNHIWDGFWFVLNQRAWQKLPKDLQGITADAFNQAALRQRDDVHKLNDAAVADLQTKGLTINRPSPDTFRSALRQANFYADWKNRFGNEAWSLLEGYTGKLA, from the coding sequence ATGACCAACCTCGTCAGGCGCTCGCTCCTGCGCGCGGCAGCGGCAGCACCCGTCGCCGGCGCACTCGGCTTTCCCGCCATCGTCCGTGCCGCTGCGCCGCAATACACGTTCAAGTACGGCAACAACCTGCCGCTCACGCACCCGCTCAACGTCCGCGCGAAAGAAGCCGCGGATCAGGTGAAGGAGCAGTCGAAAGGCCGGATGGAAATCCGCATCTTCCCGAACAACCAGCTTGGCGGCGATACCGACATGCTCGCGCAGGTGCGCAGCGGCGGCATCGAAATGTTCACGCCGTCGGCGCTCGTCGTGTCGACGCTCGCGCCCGTCGCTGCGATCAACGCAATCGGCTTCGCGTTCAGCGACTACTCGCAGGTGTGGAGCGCGATGGACGGCAAGCTCGGCGCATATGTGCGCGCCGCGATGTCGAAAGCAGGCCTCGAATCATTCGAAAAGATGTGGGACAACGGCTTTCGCGAGACCACGTCGAGCACGCGCGCCATCGCCAACGCATCGGACATGCACGGTTTGAAGATTCGCGTGCCTGTCAGCCCGTTGAGCATCGACATGTTCAAGGGACTCGGCGCCGCGCCGACGAGCCTGCAATTCAGCGAAGTCTATTCGTCGCTGCAGACGCATATCGTCGATGCGCAGGAAAACCCGCTGCCCATCGTGCAGGTGGCGAAGCTCTATGAAGTGCAGAAGTATTGCTCGCTAACGAATCACATCTGGGACGGCTTCTGGTTCGTGCTGAACCAGCGCGCGTGGCAGAAGCTGCCGAAAGACCTGCAAGGCATCACCGCCGATGCGTTCAACCAGGCCGCGCTGCGTCAGCGCGACGACGTGCACAAGCTCAACGATGCCGCCGTCGCCGATCTGCAAACGAAGGGCCTGACGATCAACCGTCCGTCGCCCGACACGTTCCGCTCGGCATTGCGGCAAGCGAACTTCTATGCCGACTGGAAGAATCGCTTCGGCAACGAAGCGTGGTCGCTGCTGGAAGGCTATACGGGCAAGCTCGCGTGA
- a CDS encoding four-carbon acid sugar kinase family protein, with amino-acid sequence MSATGTVPYGFYGDDFTGATDTLAHLSRAGLRTLLFLAPPGRARLDSVGPLDAIGIAGAARAMPPSAMADELARAGTCLASLGVRVMHYKVCSTFDSAPEVGNIATAIATLRRVFTNPFVPIVGGQPELLRYCVFGQLFAAAGSDTRAIHRIDRHPTMSRHPVTPMNEADLRLHLEQQGLRDTASIDWRAYALPFEKLDAMVDAKIALRSSAILFDVLRDDDLRTLGKLIETRSRRAPLLAVGASSVAQAWCAADAALAQREPHETPPLGRAQGPVFVLAGSLSPTTAAQIEATHSYWKIELDPLASNDGTPRFNAAPIVDMLREGRNVLAFTRRPATSANGEQQQEASRARTAEACATLLSDVVRAARPRRIGIAGGDTSSHAVQALDAWGLSYRAPLTTGATVCRLHADERWLDGTEIMFKGGQMGEIDVLERLITG; translated from the coding sequence ATGAGCGCAACCGGCACCGTGCCGTACGGCTTCTATGGCGACGATTTCACGGGCGCAACCGATACGCTCGCGCATCTTTCCCGCGCGGGCCTCAGGACGCTGCTGTTTCTCGCGCCGCCAGGCCGCGCGCGGCTCGATAGCGTCGGACCGCTCGACGCAATCGGCATTGCGGGCGCGGCGCGCGCGATGCCGCCGTCCGCGATGGCAGACGAACTCGCGCGCGCGGGCACCTGCCTCGCGTCGCTCGGTGTGCGCGTGATGCACTACAAGGTGTGTTCGACATTCGACAGCGCGCCCGAGGTCGGCAACATCGCGACGGCCATCGCCACGCTGCGCCGCGTGTTCACGAATCCGTTCGTGCCTATCGTCGGCGGGCAGCCTGAGTTGCTGCGTTACTGCGTGTTCGGTCAGCTGTTCGCGGCGGCGGGCAGCGACACGCGCGCGATTCATCGGATCGACCGTCATCCGACGATGAGCCGTCATCCCGTCACGCCGATGAACGAAGCCGATCTGCGGCTGCATCTGGAACAGCAGGGTTTGCGCGATACTGCATCGATCGATTGGCGAGCGTATGCGTTGCCGTTCGAGAAACTCGACGCGATGGTCGACGCGAAAATCGCGCTGCGCTCATCCGCGATTCTCTTCGACGTGTTGCGCGACGACGACCTGCGCACGCTCGGCAAGCTCATCGAAACACGTTCGCGCCGCGCGCCGTTGCTGGCTGTAGGCGCGAGCAGCGTCGCGCAGGCCTGGTGTGCCGCCGATGCTGCGCTCGCGCAGCGCGAGCCTCACGAAACCCCGCCATTAGGCCGCGCGCAAGGGCCCGTGTTCGTGCTCGCGGGCAGCCTCTCGCCGACGACGGCCGCGCAGATCGAAGCCACGCATTCGTACTGGAAGATCGAACTCGATCCGCTCGCATCGAACGACGGTACGCCGCGTTTCAATGCGGCGCCCATCGTCGACATGTTGCGCGAGGGGCGCAACGTGCTGGCATTCACGCGACGCCCGGCAACGTCGGCGAATGGCGAGCAGCAACAGGAAGCGAGCCGCGCACGAACGGCGGAAGCGTGCGCGACACTGTTGAGCGACGTGGTGCGCGCGGCGAGGCCGCGGCGCATCGGCATTGCGGGCGGCGACACGTCGAGCCACGCGGTGCAGGCGCTCGACGCGTGGGGACTGTCCTATCGCGCGCCGCTGACGACGGGCGCCACCGTCTGCCGCCTGCACGCCGACGAGCGTTGGCTCGACGGCACGGAGATCATGTTCAAGGGCGGACAGATGGGCGAGATCGACGTCCTCGAACGGTTGATTACGGGCTGA